A stretch of Henckelia pumila isolate YLH828 chromosome 4, ASM3356847v2, whole genome shotgun sequence DNA encodes these proteins:
- the LOC140894466 gene encoding uncharacterized protein, with translation MEQQCSPLHWAYYYQEEGIEEYLYSRLELEAAILTAHDEIGRKDDEILQLKNLLASIVRERDDFQAQCRSLASENHQLLQQLQTLPPSNCATSDVDVDENVSLSPSNCDDSTTWPPPAYRAPPSSSSSEGDKSLPQNGKFLQAVMEAGPLLHTLLLAGPLPRWQHPPPQLNSTDIPPVAISPVNSTTPITPAQHDSCL, from the exons ATGGAACAACAATGCAGTCCTCTTCATTGGGCTTACTACTATCAAGAAGAG GGAATTGAGGAGTATCTGTACTCAAGATTGGAGCTGGAGGCCGCGATCCTGACCGCGCACGACGAAATTGGGCGAAAAGATGACGAAATCCTCCAGCTCAAAAACCTGCTGGCGAGCATCGTCAGAGAGAGGGACGATTTCCAAGCGCAATGCCGATCACTCGCGTCCGAGAACCACCAGCTCTTGCAACAACTTCAGACACTACCACCCTCAAATTGCGCCACCTcggacgtggacgtggacgaGAACGTGTCCTTGTCGCCCTCGAATTGCGACGATTCGACGACATGGCCGCCGCCTGCTTACAGGGCGCCGCCATCGTCGTCCTCCTCCGAGGGCGACAAGTCACTCCCGCAGAACGGCAAGTTCTTGCAGGCGGTGATGGAGGCGGGACCCCTCCTCCACACACTCCTCCTCGCGGGGCCGCTCCCCCGGTGGCAACATCCGCCGCCTCAGCTCAACTCCACCGATATCCCGCCGGTCGCAATTTCCCCGGTTAATAGTACCACACCAATTACTCCTGCCCAACATGATTCTTGTCTATGA